From Aspergillus fumigatus Af293 chromosome 3, whole genome shotgun sequence, a single genomic window includes:
- the pmp3 gene encoding YqaE/Pmp3 family membrane protein: MPFTASDICKILFAIILPPLGVFLERGCGADLLINICLTILGWIPGIIHAFYIIFKY, translated from the exons ATGCCTTTCACTGCTTC TGACATTTGCAAGATCCTGTTTGCGATCATCCTGCCTCCTCTGGGTGTTTTCCTTGAGCGAGGATGTGGTGCTGATCTTCTGATCAACATCTGTCTGACCATCTTGGGTTGGATTCCCGGTATCATTCACGCCTT CTACATCATATTCAAGTATTAG
- a CDS encoding H(+)-transporting V0 sector ATPase subunit c: MATELCPVYAPFFGALGCTSAIVFTCFGAAYGTAKAGVGVCGMAVLRPDLIVKNIVPIVMAGIIGIYGLVVSVLIANDLGQSVPLYTGFIQLGAGLAVGLAGMAAGFAIGIVGDAGVRGTAQQPRLYVGMILILIFAEVLGLYGLIVALLMNSRSRIDAKC; encoded by the exons ATGGCCACGGAACTTTG CCCAGTTTATGCT CCCTTCTTCGGTGCTCTCGGCTGCACTTCTGCCATTGTATTTACCTGTTTCGGAGCTGCCTATGGAACTGCCAAGGCTGGTGTCGGTGTCTGCGGGATGGCCGTCCTCCGGCCCGACCTGATCGTGAAAA ATATTGTTCCCATTGTCATGGCTGGTATCATTGGTATCTATGGACTGGTCGTATCCGTCTTGATCGCAAACGACTTGGGTCAGAGCGTTCCGTTGTACACAGGGTTCATTCAGTTGGGTGCAGGCCTGGCCGTCGGTCTCGCCGGTATGGCAGCTGG CTTTGCCATCGGTATTGTCGGTGACGCTGGTGTCCGTGGAACCGCCCAGCAACCCAGACTTTATGTCGGTATGATTTTGATCCTGATTTTCGCTGAAGTCTTGG GTCTGTATGGTCTGATTGTTGCTCTTCTCATGAACTCTCGCTCGAGGATCGACGCCAAGTGCTAA
- a CDS encoding mitochondrial 37S ribosomal protein mS38, with product MINSDFRIRLQHLSRLQANSLTHLLGYILVQMLPSSVRRAVWTPIVPISAISRTSSQALASSSTGFFGTTEHVRQRRYSSSSSKPSDGSRNIDASSQTPAKSVNSGDKREGKSSKRRGKEGRNGSKSNQQAAFSRLPSVPSTQHLQPHDVHVASFFSIHRPISVSTTVPPPSSPEAFDAIFTAKKPSKSDPADVILTLSSAVHNMENAAYFGEQEDQMNILSRGFSEAEGLEGMNMSELRISIEELTKRLRPFQPPPPPVAYDEAKDASATRETSSFSTVLTIHESTHPDGRKTYQAHASPFVPTQDLEAPGAGENDAIIDIPHGSDNSYIERLRDNNTMHAISTRRRRKLKMKKHKFKKLLRRTRTLRRKLDKA from the exons ATGATCAATTCCGACTTTCGAATTCGCCTTCAACATCTCTCGCGGCTTCAAGCAAACTCCCTTACCCACTTGCTGGGTTACATACTTGTGCAAATGTTGCCATCCTCCGTTCGCCGGGCTGTGTGGACGCCCATTGTGCCTATTTCTGCCATCTCTCGAACATCCAGTCAAGCTCttgcttcgtcttcgacAGGATTCTTCGGCACGACCGAGCATGTGCGTCAACGCCGATactcctcctcttcctcaaaGCCCAGCGATGGTTCAAGAAACATCGATGCTTCCTCTCAGACACCCGCGAAAAGTGTGAACTCCGGGGATAAGCGTGAAGGTAAATCATCGAAGCGGAGGGGAAAGGAGGGCCGGAATGGCTCCAAATCCAATCAGCAAGCTGCGTTTTCGAGGTTGCCCAGTGTTCCATCAACGCAACATCTACAGCCACACG ATGTCCATGTTGCGTCATTCTTCTCCATTCATCGACCTATCTCCGTCTCTACCACTGTACCTCCACCCTCCAGTCCCGAAGCCTTTGATGCCATCTTCACCGCGAAGAAGCCCTCAAAGTCCGACCCGGCCGATGTGATTCTTACACTTTCTTCCGCCGTTCATAACATGGAGAACGCGGCGTATTTCGGTGAGCAAGAAGACCAGATGAACATCTTGAGCCGGGGCTTCAGTGAGGCGGAGGGCCTCGAAGGAATGAACATGTCCGAATTGCGAATCTCTATCGAAGAACTAACCAAACGCCTGCGTCCCTTCCAACCCCCGCCACCTCCAGTTGCCTACGATGAGGCCAAGGATGCCAGCGCCACCAGAGAgacctccagcttctcgactGTCCTGACCATCCACGAGTCCACGCATCCAGACGGCCGCAAGACATACCAAGCTCATGCATCCCCTTTCGTCCCCACGCAGGACCTGGAGGCTCCCGGAGCCGGGGAGAACGATGCTATCATCGACATTCCCCACGGGTCGGATAACTCATACATCGAGCGCCTGCGCGATAACAACACCATGCATGCCATCAGCACCAGGAGACGGCGCAAGCtaaagatgaagaagcacaagttcaagaagctgttgcGTAGGACGAGAACCCTGCGACGCAAGCTGGACAAGGCTTAA
- the ganA gene encoding guanine nucleotide-binding protein subunit alpha, giving the protein MGCMSSKQAEAADKEALQRTIRIDKSLKNDKKLMDRTIKILLLGAGESGKSTIIKQMRIIHSGGFPEDERRQTRAVIYSNLVIAFKVLLDIMRAEQIDFELETTKQLAEFIDNLEPDVGSDEAFSDYKVRDAMREMWVDAGVQKAVSRGHEFALHDNLQYFFGSLDRLFKPGWLPDNQDMLQARLRTTGITETLFELGQMNFRMMDVGGQRSERKKWIHCFEGVQCLLFMVALSGYDQCLVEDQNANQMHEAMMLFESLVNGEWFKRKPIILFLNKIDLFKGKLEFSPVSKHFPDYNGSNSDFDAAARYFADRFRGINRIPDREIYIHYTNATDTTLLKATMESVQDMIIQKNLHTLIL; this is encoded by the exons ATGGGTTGTATGAGCTCCAAGCAGGCCGAAGCGGCGGATAAAGAAGCTCTTCAGCGCACAATTCGGATAGACAAATCGCTGAAGAATGACAAGAAATTGATGGACAGGACAATCAAAATTCTCCTACTGG GCGCTGGGGAGTCCGGTAAATCAACAATTATCAAACAGATGCGCATTATCCATTCAGGAGGGTTTCCTGAAGATGAGCGACGACAGACACGTGCGGTCATATACTCTAATCTAGTCATCGCATTCAAGGTTCTGCTGGACATTATGCGCGCAGAGCAGATTGATTTTGAACTCGAGACTACAAAG CAATTGGCGGAATTCATAGACAATTTAGAGCCCGATGTAGGATCGGACGAAGCATTTTCAGATTACAAGGTCCGCGATGCGATGAGGGAGATGTGGGTTGATGCAGGGGTGCAAAAAGCCGTGTCTCGAGGTCATGAGTTTGCTCTACATGACAATCTGCAATA CTTTTTCGGGTCGCTTGACCGTTTATTCAAGCCCGGTTGGCTACCAGACAACCAGGACATGCTGCAGGCCCGTTTAAGGACAACTGGTATCACGGAGACTCTCTTCGAGCTGGGACAAATGAATTTCAGAATGATGGACGTTGGTGGGCAACGGTCTGAGCGCAAAAAATGGATACACTGTTTTGAAGGTGTCCAGTGCCTTCTTTTCATGGTCGCGCTATCTGGCTACGACCAGTGCTTAGTAGAGGATCAAAATGCC AACCAAATGCACGAAGCAATGATGCTCTTCGAATCTTTGGTGAACGGAGAATGGTTCAAACGCAAGCCCATCATTCTGTTCCTGAACAAAATCGACCTTTTTAAGGGAAAACTCGAATTCTCACCGGTATCAAAGCACTTTCCAGATTATAATGGTTCGAACTCGGATTTCGACGCCGCAGCGCGGTACTTCGCTGACAGATTCCGCGGTATCAACCGAATACCGGACCGTGAGATCTATATCCACTATACCAATGCTACAGACACAACGCTTTTAAAAGCCACTATGGAATCTGTACAGGACAtgatcatccagaagaaTCTTCACACGCTCATCTTATGA
- a CDS encoding M13 family metallopeptidase: protein MLPPKILYSLDPNYAEIDPCEDFEQYVCGGWRERHDLRLDQGSMFTGTLMAEAAQMRLRHILESTSVPEAADEENLRKLKSAYNACLDEAVISKRGSEPLDALLAQLDDIYSAESTAVGSDVNITDAVLFLMNSGVTALVEMGPGPDDRDPDKIVISVGPPDEIGLPVREYYNSSQTVSEYTRVLKEVLGNFVGQDKRVSVEDIVLFEWKLANATPDAQTLQDVEKYYNPRNLDQVESMLPQISLSTIVSMLSPAGFKPDRLIVSSPSYMESLSTILRDTPRKTVHHFFKWKIIQVYVDQIEDAKITALREFSNKLAGKDPKATTERWRTCIRSLDRGLSWSLSRFYVLDAFSEASKELGDQIILDIKQRFVNILHQTSWMSPDVRKLSIEKVDNIVQKIGYPTKSPNVMDPADIERYYHDLHISNETFFENEMAIAKFDLHRAWSKLGKPTDRNEWGMSAPTVNAYYNPPLQEIVFPTGIMQPPVFYGPSAPLYLAYGAFGAVSGHELSHAFDSTGRHYDQTGNYTDWWDAKTVQGFEDRAQCFVDQYSNFTVLGENGEPLHVNGRLTLGENIADAGGIGAAFQAWKKRDEASPDAHLPGLSNFSKEQLFFIAYGNWWCAKTTKEAAIQAIYTDPHAPKFARIIGTMANSREFNEAFNCPTKKPVCKLW, encoded by the exons ATGCTGCCTCCGAAAATTCTGTACAGTCTAGATCCCAACTATGCCGAGATTGACCCCTGCGAGGACTTCGAGCAATATGTCTGTGGGGGCTGGAGAGAACGGCACGATCTGCGGCTTGACCAGGGCTCCATGTTTACTGGGACTCTCAtggctgaagcagctcagATGCGCCTTCGGCACATTTTGGAATCCACAAGTGTCCCCGAAGCTGCTGATGAAGAGAACCTTAGGAAATTGAAATCCGCTTACAATGCTTGCTTGGACGAAGCCGTGATCAGCAAACGTGGTAGCGAGCCATTGGATGCTTTGCTTGCTCAACTCGACGATATCTATTCTGCAGAGTCAACTGCGGTTGGTTCGGATGTCAATATCACTGACGCAGTATTGTTTCTCATGAATTCTGGCGTTACGGCGCTGGTAGAAATGGGCCCAGGT CCCGATGATCGTGACCCGGACAAAATTGTTATCTCTGTCGGCCCGCCAGACGAGATTGGGCTCCCGGTCAGGGAGTATTACAACAGCTCCCAGACAGTGTCCGAGTACACAAGAGTGTTGAAAGAAGTTCTTGGGAACTTTGTCGGACAGGACAAACGAGTCTCTGTTGAGGATATTGTTCTGTTTGAATGGAAGCTAGCAAATGCAACACCAGATGCTCAGACCTTGCAGGATGTGGAGAAGTACTACAACCCACGCAATCTTGACCAAGTCGAATCTATGCTGCCACAGATCTCTTTATCTACCATTGTTTCCATGCTTTCCCCTGCCGGCTTCAAACCCGATCGCCTGATTgtttcttcgccttcgtaTATGGAGTCCCTGTCGACTATTCTGAGAGATACCCCTAGGAAGACTGTTCATCACTTCTTCAAATGGAAGATCATCCAGGTGTATGTGGACCAGATAGAGGACGCCAAGATTACGGCCCTGCGCGAGTTTTCCAACAAGCTAGCCGGCAAAGACCCCAAAGCTACAACCGAGCGGTGGAGAACGTGTATCAGGTCGTTGGATCGAGGACTCAGCTGGAGTCTCAGTCGATTCTATGTTCTCGATGCCTTTTCTGAAGCGTCCAAGGAACTGGGCGATCAAATTATTCTGGATATTAAGCAACGATTTGTGAACATCCTACATCAAACTAGTTGGATGTCGCCGGATGTACGGAAACTCAGTATTGAGAAAGTCGACAACATTGTCCAAAAGATCGGATACCCTACCAAGAGTCCCAACGTGATGGACCCAGCGGACATCGAGAGGTATTACCACGACCTTCATATCTCCAATGAGACATTCTTTGAGAACGAAATGGCTATCGCGAAGTTTGACCTTCACCGAGCCTGGTCGAAGTTGGGCAAGCCCACTGACCGAAACGAATGGGGAATGAGTGCACCAACTGTGAACGCCTACTACAATCCTCCCTTGCAGGAGATCGTATTCCCCACCGGTATTATGCAGCCGCCAGTATTCTACGGACCATCTGCACCCTTGTATCTCGCCTACGGAGCGTTTGGTGCTGTGAGTGGGCATGAACTTTCCCACG CTTTCGATTCGACTGGTCGGCACTATGATCAGACTGGGAACTACACCGACTGGTGGGACGCTAAAACAGTCCAAGGTTTTGAAGATCGCGCGCAGTGCTTCGTCGATCAATACTCAAATTTCACCGTTCTaggagagaatggagagcCCCTCCATGTGAACGGGCGCCTTACTCTAGGCGAGAACAttgcagatgctggaggCATAGGAGCCGCATTTCAGgcatggaagaagagagacgAAGCGTCGCCGGATGCTCACCTCCCCGGCCTTTCCAACTTTAGCAAGGAGCAGCTGTTTTTCATCGCCTATGGGAACTGGTGGTGTGCTAAGACGACCAAGGAAGCCGCCATTCAGGCTATCTATACTGACCCCCACGCTCCTAAGTTTGCAAGAATTATT GGCACGATGGCCAATTCTCGCGAGTTCAATGAGGCATTCAATTGCCCCACCAAGAAGCCCGTGTGCAAGCTCTGGTAG